The Coffea arabica cultivar ET-39 chromosome 10e, Coffea Arabica ET-39 HiFi, whole genome shotgun sequence region GGCGGAATTGATGCAAATGACTGCATTTACCCTGTTGCTTATGCCGTGGTGgaggtagaaaataaaaattcttGGAAGTGATTCATAGAATTCTTGAAGTATGATTTGTCAATTTCTAAATAGAAGAGCTGGACTATCATCAGTGATAGGCAAAAGGTAACATTGTGCTGCTTATGCTTGCTGGATTTCTTTTTTGTGTCAATGAATCGTCTTTTGCTTATTTGTCTACACTTGCAGGGTTTAGGATCTGCTATTGAAGAAGTGGTTCCAGGAGTAGAGCATAGACATTGTGTACGGCACCTACACAACAACATAAAGAAGTTGCACCCTGGACAGTCCATTAAGAATAGATTTTGCGCGTGTGCATGGTCATCCTATATGAGGAGATTTGAATCTGAAATGGAAATTTTAAGAGAGTATGATAGCAATGCTCACAGGTGGCTGCTAGACAACACTAATCCAAAACACTGGTCAAGATCACACTTTAGAGAAGCAGCAAAGTGTGATATTCTATTGAATAACTTATGTGAGAGTTTCAACTCAGTCATCCTAGAGGCCAGAGAAAAACCAATTCTTGGTATGCTTGAGAACATTAGAGTTTATCTCATGGAGAGATTAAGGACAAAAAGAGAATGGATGAAGAAACGGACTGATGACATTTGCCCAAAAATTCAGAACAAGTTGGAAAGGGCAAAAACTGAGTGTGCTGCCAATATTGCTCCACAGTCAGATGACAAAAGATTTGAAGTCCAACACATCTATGGGGGAACCTATGTGGTAGACCTAGACAAGTGTACGTGTACTTGTAGAAAGTGGGAGCTCATAGGCTTGCCTTGTTGCCATGCCATTGCATGCATTTCACTTGCCGGTGGCAAAGTAGAGGCCTATGTGCACAAGTGTTATTCAAGGCAGGCGTACTTGGCTGCATATGAACCTACTATTGCTCCAATAAGTGGTCCAAATACGTGGAAATGCTCAACCAAGGAACCTGTACTGCCACCTAACAAAGTGAGACTTCCTGGAAGGCCTAAGAAAGCAAGGCGAAGGGAATCGGATTAACCTTGAAAATGCAGTAATGGAGTTACAAAGCTGTCAAAAGCAGGAGTATGTCCACTGAGTTGCTCAAACTGCCATGAAAAAGGACACACTAAAAGAAAATGCCCCCGACTTATGCCACTGGAGCAGTTAACTACACATGGTAGCAGTAGGGGCCATCTGTCAACAGTAATAGGTGCAGAAATTGTCAAGAGTTGGGTCACAATAGAAGAACGTGCCCAAAAATCCACAACAGCGAGTAAAGATGTGCAAATGAGATAAATACTTCAACATCTGGTTTGTTATTCCTACCAAACACCTACACTATTTTGAGTAATATTAAGTCTCTTTGCTAATGTTTTCTCTAAACAGAGGGGTTACGTCCTACTGTGGCTAATCAACATCATGCTTGGCATGGCTTTCCCGCTGGAAAACAAGCTACTGGAGGTGCAGGACATAGCTACTCCATAATCAAATTACAACTTGCATGTTAATTGTATCTATATAGCCACTGATGATTATTATTTTCCCTTGTAGCTCCCTGTGCACGAACTGAAGTTCAAGAACCAGCTAAAACAATAGAGTTGACATCTTTGGCTCCTAGTGAAGTTCCTGAACAAAAGACAAAGACTGTAAAATGCAGAATTTGTCGAGCTCCAAGACATAACAGGAAAACATGTCCTACATATCAAGCACAATCTTGGAGAATACGGAAGGCATCTATGGATGCTTATGGCCCATATGTTGAGTCAGTTGGGAAAAAATGCAGAGTAAAACAGAGGGTTAGTTTATGAGATTGTTAATTGTTTCTactttgcatattttctttataaCAGAACACTtatacttgcatgtttatgcAGGCACACAGGCTCATAGATGATCCAGACGAGGAGAATGAACCCAGAACTGAAGACCATCTAGCTGGTTATGATGAAGGCCAAGTATCTGCAGTAGCTCACATCCAAAGTTGATCAATATATTAGTTGAAGAATATAGGGACTGAAGGTAGTTTTTTTAGCCTACTTATGTATTTTGGCTAACAATATTTGGCTAAACCTTGTTTGTGAGCCTACTTATGGAACATGTATCCTAGTTCCCTAGTTAAATCATATTAGTTGGAACATTTAGTTTGCTGGAATTGtgctactccctccgtcccattgttaATGTCATATTTCCACTTTTTACTTGTCCCAAAATTTGAGTCACTTTAAAAAAGTCAAACTACTTTTAAAATTACTTTCCAATTATACCCTTCtattgaaaagtcaaaattgcacTAAACAATTATGATGGGCCCTGCCATAACACATTTAGCTCCTTGCGTTTCTTTTTATTTCCGTTACTTTTCTTGGACTTCAAATCtttgttatttcttttttcttctttttccttgctttttttttttgtgtttttcatttccatttcttttcttgcacttcaaatctttttttttttttccttttttcttttttttccttgtttttcatttttttcttttctttactcttTTCAAGCTACACAAGTGTTTGCAGATGCAATGAAAGTTTCGTTTCTTgtctttctatcttttttttttttaacaaaagaaCAAATTTCTTACAATAATAcaaatcaagttttttttttggataaacaaataaagaatGCTAGATGCATTCCTTACCCTTTTGTTTATcactatttaatttttttaatgtaaaggtgaaaaaagaaaaggtaaaattTGTCCTATAACTTGTGTTCTTGCTCTTAAATTTGCCTCTAGTATCAAACTAACAAATAAATAGAGTGAAAAAAAtatcaaagaaaaaataaaatgatcaactAGTGCGTATTACGTTGAAATCCTAAACATCCAAGCAAGGCATTAATTTGAAAGCACCAAGACTAAAATAACATTTACTGCTCATTGCTTCCAAGAGTTCATGGTTGTCTATACAAatcaacaaaatacaaaatctaTGCCCCTAAAATAGATTCGAGTGACAACCAAATCTTATAAGCAACCCTCAAAAATAACTTAGGACCAAAAGTCAAGCCCcctgttttgcacaaaagcatTAGTAGCAAAGTCTAGCAAAAGCCAAGTCGTACAAAAGCATTAGTACCAAAAGTCTAGCAAAAGTCAAGTCCCCTGTTTTGTACAAAAGCATTAGTAGCAAAAGTCTAGCAAAAGTCAAGTCTCCTGTTTTGTACAAAAGCATTAATAGCAAAAGTCAAGTCCCTTGTTCTGCACAAAAAGCGTTAGCATAATCCAAGTCCAGAAACTTGATCCATGACTTGATATACCTTCAAAACaaaatagagaaaaagaaatcaatCATAAGTTAGATAGCATTATCACTACCTTTATCATAATTTAGAAGTTAGCAAAGTTTAAATAATATGGAAATTCTAACCAATACCAGTACATTCATGCTTGTAGATAATGGATGATTTTGTCAATAAGCTCCTTATCACATCCAATTTGCAAAGGAAGATTTCCATCTCTTATCAACCGTTGCTTCCCAATATGTGGAACTTTGTAATTATTCCCTCCACAATTCTTCATCACCTCAAGCATACATAGTTGTAAGGTTAAGAACACATTGTTGAGACTTTCAGATGATAATTCATCGAAAGACTTTTCAACAGCAGAAATTAGTTCGTCAATAGAGTTAGGTGCTTCTTGATGCTGGAGTGATTGAATGGCTCTAAAATACCCAAGATCAAGAACATTCATATCAGGGCTATTAGGTGGTTGAAATGATAAACGAATATCAAAACCTTCTCTTGTGGCAGCTTCTATGAACTCAACATCCATTGGATCAATATGTGGTTTTGCATTATCTTGTTGGATGAAGATAGGGCTGATAACATCACTTTGTGGCCATTTAGCACGAATTGCAGGCAAAACATTATCAATTAAGCACCTTCTATACACTTCCTTGGTCACTGATAGGATAGGCTTTGTTTCTAGAGTACCAGCAACACGATTTTTGCTATTCCTTTTAGCTGGTTCTTTGAAGGCAAAAGGAAATATTCCAATTTTCCCATCAAAGTGCTTGTTTCTAGAACAATCAAAGCGAGGTCGAGCAACTGCAGCTAGAAACATAACCTTAACAATAAACTTTTTACTCCTACAAGTCCTCATAGGGTGTTCTTCTTCAGGATGTAGGTAGTATTTCTCAGACTCCTTAGTCATGTAGAACCACTTTTCATCGATATGAACCATATTGAACATGTTTTCGAAAATAGGTGCATCATTAAGACTCTCTTGTTGAAGCATTGACAAACAAAATTTGAGTCTTACCAATTTATTGTCATCAGTAAGGTGAGGCTTTAATGCATTTGAATGTGCTTTGATAACACCTTCTTTTATTCGTCGATGAAGAGTGGACTTGGCAACTTTCATTTTGGTTGATAGAGAACGAATATTTGTTCGACACCGTAGAGGTATTTCCATGATAGTGCTGAAGTCTATCTCTAACCTTTTGCGTCCTGCCCTCTTAGGAAACCTGCGAGAGATGTCAACCGAGCCTCCATTAATGATTGAAGACTTTGCTCTTTCCCAAATTCTTTGTACTGTCCTCGTGCTAATTTTGAACTGTGTTGCAATAACTTTGGTTAATCCTCTTTCTAGTTGTCCACCATAACTATATTGCAATAATGCTTCAAATATGGCTTGCCTTTGCTGATTTGTCAACTTTTTCCTagagatttcataattttgAAAACTATGATTATCCATGTTCACTGGGGAATATTATCAAACAGAATTTGTGCAATAGACGAATCTCTCTATAATCTCATTATATAGAGAATAAAGGCATCAGAATTATCAGCTTCCAAAATCTATTTATAAGAAACGTGAGAAACAAAAAGCTTAAAAAAATGCATCTACAAATTTTCAATGAACCgccaaatttcaagaaaaaaaagggaaaaacaacAAATGGCGCCAAATAAAAGATTAGCTAAATTATGTTAAGTCTCAAGATTATCTACTTCAAATTGATCAAAAGATcataaaacaaaatgaaaataaaaaaaaagcaccAACAAAGTGATAAACGGAATTGTAGAAATCTTACCTTTTTCCATTGTCAATCTTCTGTAACTGATCTTGTTGATTTTACGAAACCCAAGTATATAGAGGAATAGCTAGAGTTGGAAACGGATGTTTGCTTTACTTTAACTTGTCTGCCTTTTAGTCAAATGTCTTAATGGCCAGTGGTCCCCAACACCCAATAGCTTGTTATTTTACTCCACGGACAACAAAGGGCACGATTGGAATAATCAGATAAATATGTCCCATTATGCTACTGTACATAAAAAGTGTGTTTCCCAAAAAACGACCCAAAttttgggacggagggagtattattttggtacctaaCGATCATGTCCAACTGATATGAACATATCCCTTTTTTGTTAGTGGTTGGAATGATACTCATTGGCaggttttgaaattttttattgcTCAGGTTGTTATCTGAAAAAACCTTAACGTACTATGTATTTGGTTGCTAGTTAGGATTCttaaaaatgaaagcaaaactctgcaaaaaaaaattttttgggtaAGTATGACATAGTTGATATCTAGTTGCGGTCATAGTTGGTTATTTTGCTGTTGTTTGGTTTCAAGGTTGGgatttttcaaattcaaagaaaaattctaTTGAAATTAAACATGAGAAATAAGTACCTAACCATGTTCAATAGTCATACATAGTTATCACTCAACATCCAGCACTATCTTAGCTACTAGTTGCCGCTATCCAGCACTATCCAGCACTATCACTCATACATAGTTGCCGCTTTCTAAACTAGGTTCAACATCCAGCACTATCTGAGCTACTGCAACATTTTGAGTCCTTGCTCTACATGCCTCTTTTTGGCATTATCACTCAACATTATCACTAATAAAATGCAGCAGCTAAACACAACCAACAGTAATAGCACGAtccttttttcaaattttttatttctttcttcatttccaTGTTCTCCCCCTCTGCTTTACTTAACTCTCATAGCAATTTCACCATCACGTTCTTGGTGTACTCCGACATGGGAGGATCATGCCATGAAAAGAAATTGCAAGCATGGCGCCTCTGCAAATTATCATATATTCTCAGATtagtaataaaaaaaacaattaacctaaaaaaaaggaattaacCCAAATAAATCACATTCCAGTTGGGCACATACACCGTAATTTCTGCATCCGTAAAACCTTCTTGATGGATTTGTTGTAGTCCACGAACTAACTATTTTGCATACTTCTCGGCAATGGCACTCCACACGGGCATCTTCAGTGtagttttcaaacttttcaccACTGAATCCTCCAACAGTTGAAGTGTGATATGTCATGTTCCTTAGATCTCCATTGGTGGCTAAACTGGACGAACCCTCGTCCATATTTCTTCTCCTATTGTGCGTTCGAAAAGAGGAATTTGAAAACATTTTAGAATGGGATCTGCTCAAGACCACACACACTCTTGCATGAAGCTTTCCTAATTTCGGACAGTGTTGGACGCAAATCAATTTTGTATCCAAGCATTAAAATCATCTTGGCATGAAGTGCCCAAAATGCCCCTGAATGGACCGCCGTCTACTTCAATAAAAGACAAGTTTGGAGCGGCGCTGCGACGGAGGTCCTAAATTAGCATATGTATTTTACTTTGAGGACTAATTtcatagtttaaaatttttagggATCAAATTGGCGTTAGTGAAAatgtttagggactaaattggcgatTTTCCCATTGTTTTAATACCGCCTCACTAATTAATCATGATGAAATTTCACATAGACCACCTCTTTACTGCTAAACCAAGAGTCAACAGTAACATTTGGGGTCAACGTAAGTAATTTTCTTTCCATAATAACCATTTAATAAAGATACTATCACGTGCACAATCACGTTTGGCAGCACATTAAAGGTTAAAATGGTCATGTTGTCCACACTCCAACATCACACTTTTGCACAATTAGCTTTATGTTTTGGACAACACTATGTTTGATTACTGAATTGCCCATGGAGGAGTTGGACTAAAAAACTGAACAGTGACACCCAAActcctttttatatatatgtatagtgACAATGACCATGACCACGCATGAGTGGGGTTAAGATCCTTTCCATTGAAATTTTCTCTATTAATGTATCCATTTATTTATGTCTAAATCAttataattttgtaaaatcATTTGAGTATGCCATTATTAGTATTTTGATCTATAGATCAACATATTAAAAAATGATAATCTTTTGACAACATTttgacatttaatttatgtgaaacatttaaatagtgaaaaatgagtcatcgTAATAAAATTGATAATGATTAATCAAACAGTAAAACCTAGTcaatttaatacaaaattcGACATTTAACTGGCACAAGTGACAACATAGATTATGAATAGTATTAATTCttgaaaataattttcaagTTAACTTTATTGACTATAACGAATAAAAAAATTCTCTCCAATGCAATGAAGAAGAGTATAGTCCCTCACGAGAGCACCCCCAGATAGGGGTGGCAATAGGGTGGGGAACACCTTccccaacccccgccccgttgcattttaattccccccgcccccgccccgggCTTCCCCCACCCCACCCCGCTTCCCCCGCAGGGGCACCTATGGgggttaaaaaatttttattatataatttcattataattaaatttgagcaaataatcaagtactacaatgtcaacacatcatcaaattattattcattgtaactttacaattgaaactcataaaaataattaaataaaggttatttgaatacaatctaatatgataaaacaaatataactaaaataatcaatttttcacttttgatacaaatacaatcactaaattattattattatttttagaaaaaatgttattgtattaagtgtagttaggaatttaacataaatgtattaataaatttagtataaataattaatattttttattaatagacatgtataattagtagtataattgataatatcattatatatatataattatgtacatatatatctatatttttttttcaaacaggTGGCGGGGCAGGGGGtggggcggggcggggcggggagtatacccccgcctCCCGCCCCATTTCTAAACGGGGGGAAAAATTCCCCCCGGCCCCAATGACCCCCTGCGGGGCGGGTGCCTGCGGGTGCATgcccccgttgccatccctacccCCAGAGTTAATAAGAGATGGGGCGAGAAGAATTTTTAAAACAGGTGATGATGGGGAAGGTTCTCCACCCCAAACGCTTAATCACTATCCTTAAACTCTGAAAGAACTTGTCATGTTGTAATCTAATCTCAGTTTTCTATGTTAGCCAATATTGGTGTCCCTTGTCAGTTTACATTcactattttttgttttaaccgGCAATACCTGCTCTACTTATACTTCTACTCCACTGCTCTATCCttaaactctctctctctctcttatccGTTTACATTCATTGTTTGATCTATCCAACTTATAAAATTCATGGGGAAAAGTACGTGTACATACGGGAAATGACAATATTGTCGTTGTTGTCACTTGTCAGACCAGTTGTGTCCATacattttcaaaataataatcTAGAGCTGTGCTTCAGGCCGGCCGCTGATGGTGCATGAACTCACGGACACTGTCTCATTATTAGTTTTcctcaaattttattttattttacctgTTGAAATTAATGACT contains the following coding sequences:
- the LOC113713930 gene encoding uncharacterized protein, producing MRANCKAANCSWFIYASKEANSDAFVIRTMGPSCHCGRTFYHKRANSGFLSRHYMEFLRLNKKVTVEQFMEKVHLELNVNITKHQASKTFMKAKSLIHSSYKNQYRKLWDYCDELLTCNPGTTVHMETILDESSGKERFLRLYICFETLKRGFKAGCTPVIGVDGCHLRGPHPGMLLTAGGIDANDCIYPVAYAVVEGLGSAIEEVVPGVEHRHCVRHLHNNIKKLHPGQSIKNRFCACAWSSYMRRFESEMEILREYDSNAHRWLLDNTNPKHWSRSHFREAAKCDILLNNLCESFNSVILEAREKPILGMLENIRVYLMERLRTKREWMKKRTDDICPKIQNKLERAKTECAANIAPQSDDKRFEVQHIYGGTYVVDLDKCTCTCRKWELIGLPCCHAIACISLAGGKVEAYVHKCYSRQAYLAAYEPTIAPISGPNTWKCSTKEPVLPPNKVRLPGRPKKARRRESD
- the LOC113715216 gene encoding uncharacterized protein, translated to MEIPLRCRTNIRSLSTKMKVAKSTLHRRIKEGVIKAHSNALKPHLTDDNKLVRLKFCLSMLQQESLNDAPIFENMFNMVHIDEKWFYMTKESEKYYLHPEEEHPMRTCRSKKFIVKVMFLAAVARPRFDCSRNKHFDGKIGIFPFAFKEPAKRNSKNRVAGTLETKPILSVTKEVYRRCLIDNVLPAIRAKWPQSDVISPIFIQQDNAKPHIDPMDVEFIEAATREGFDIRLSFQPPNSPDMNVLDLGYFRAIQSLQHQEAPNSIDELISAVEKSFDELSSESLNNVFLTLQLCMLEVMKNCGGNNYKVPHIGKQRLIRDGNLPLQIGCDKELIDKIIHYLQA